From the genome of Papaver somniferum cultivar HN1 chromosome 2, ASM357369v1, whole genome shotgun sequence, one region includes:
- the LOC113353555 gene encoding uncharacterized protein LOC113353555, with amino-acid sequence MKISNLTTNQLAVALGLCMLLLSFSYSAEATATERSITTTDVAAPAPENVATYSGCYYLGYCINEPECRKKCTPLGYEWSRCWPPAPSSDSEEQIDPNREIPTRYRCCCYNH; translated from the exons ATGAAGATATCTAATCTTACTACCAATCAGCTGGCTGTGGCTTTGGGCTTATGCATGCTTCTTCTGAGTTTCTCTTACTCTGCCGAGGCTACTGCTACTGAAAGATCAATTACTACTACTG ATGTTGCAGCACCGGCACCAGAAAATGTTGCTACTTATTCCGGTTGTTACTACCTAGGGTATTGTATAAACGAACCAGAATGTCGTAAAAAGTGCACACCACTAGGCTATGAATGGAGTAGATGTTGGCCTCCTGCACCTTCTTCGGACAGTGAGGAGCAAATTGATCCAAACCGAGAAATCCCAACTCGATACCGTTGTTGTTGTTATAATCATTGA